A genomic window from Palaeococcus ferrophilus DSM 13482 includes:
- the taw3 gene encoding tRNA(Phe) 7-((3-amino-3-carboxypropyl)-4-demethylwyosine(37)-N(4))-methyltransferase Taw3 yields the protein MPYLYEKNFELQKRLAMEKLEEALRLGLVDEDVIPLLEKLNSREEYFTTSSCSGRITVMQMPDFGDKVNARWLGKWHREIGLEEVLNAVKKHDGGMLWLMVHSPILHVASRTLEDAVRLLNVGVLSGFKNSSIKSVSHKKLVVEIHSTERLDIPLGEDGELWVGEDYLARAVEMANRQLRRAKGKLKKLEENVENL from the coding sequence ATGCCCTACCTTTACGAGAAGAACTTCGAACTGCAGAAGAGGCTCGCTATGGAGAAGCTCGAGGAGGCCCTCAGGCTGGGGCTCGTGGATGAGGATGTTATCCCCCTGCTTGAGAAGCTAAACTCAAGGGAAGAGTACTTCACGACCTCCTCGTGCTCCGGAAGGATAACCGTCATGCAGATGCCCGACTTCGGCGACAAGGTGAACGCGAGGTGGCTCGGGAAGTGGCACCGCGAGATCGGCCTCGAAGAGGTCCTAAATGCTGTGAAAAAGCACGACGGCGGGATGCTCTGGCTCATGGTGCACTCCCCGATACTCCACGTGGCTTCGAGAACGCTTGAAGACGCGGTGAGGCTCCTCAACGTCGGCGTTCTCAGCGGCTTCAAGAACTCGAGCATAAAGAGCGTGAGCCACAAGAAGCTCGTGGTGGAGATACACTCCACCGAGCGGCTCGACATCCCGCTGGGAGAGGACGGTGAGCTCTGGGTGGGAGAAGATTACCTAGCCCGGGCGGTGGAAATGGCCAACCGCCAGCTGAGGAGGGCCAAGGGGAAGCTGAAGAAGCTGGAGGAGAACGTGGAGAACCTTTGA
- a CDS encoding acetate--CoA ligase family protein, which produces MDAFFYPSSVAVFGSFKKGAIAYEILRNIVEGGFDGNILPVNPKGGRVEIAGKSFEIGEKLEEPVDTAIIAVPAKIVPDLIDEIGPLIRGAVVISAGFSEVGNGELERELVQRAKKHGVRIIGPNCAGIFGVHGRFFGSFEVRVKPGGLALISQSGAFGGAALAMGNDEGVGFSAFVSYGNAADLNESDFLEYFADDENTRAIALYIEGVKDGRRFLKALRYASSKKPVIVLKAGKSASGAKAAASHTGSLAGSYEIYRAAFKQAGAIEVEEMEEVFDAAKAFEMYAKAGKRVAVITNSGGPGVLATDKLERLGLEIAKLGEETVEALRSFLPSQCSVKNPIDLIADADYERYRRTIEITCGDENVDSLLVICVPPIFIPSEEIARAIVEANCSKPIIVNFMAGELVREGVELLEKHGIKNFPTPEKAAKALAWLSRRRNGAGEGI; this is translated from the coding sequence TTGGATGCTTTTTTCTACCCGTCGAGCGTGGCCGTCTTTGGATCGTTCAAGAAAGGAGCGATAGCATATGAAATCCTGAGGAACATCGTCGAGGGAGGCTTCGATGGGAATATCCTCCCGGTGAACCCGAAGGGTGGAAGGGTTGAAATCGCGGGGAAGAGCTTTGAAATCGGGGAGAAGCTTGAAGAGCCCGTTGATACCGCCATAATCGCGGTTCCAGCTAAAATCGTCCCTGATTTAATTGACGAAATCGGGCCGCTCATCAGGGGGGCCGTTGTAATCTCCGCGGGCTTTTCAGAGGTGGGCAACGGGGAGCTTGAGCGCGAACTGGTCCAGAGAGCCAAAAAGCACGGCGTGAGAATAATCGGCCCCAACTGCGCGGGCATCTTTGGAGTTCATGGAAGGTTCTTCGGCTCCTTCGAGGTTCGCGTTAAGCCCGGCGGATTAGCTTTGATCAGCCAGAGCGGGGCCTTCGGTGGTGCGGCGTTGGCCATGGGCAACGATGAAGGGGTTGGCTTTTCCGCCTTCGTCTCCTACGGGAACGCCGCTGATCTCAACGAGAGTGACTTTTTGGAGTACTTTGCCGACGATGAGAACACGAGGGCAATAGCCCTCTACATCGAGGGGGTGAAGGACGGGAGGCGCTTCCTCAAGGCGCTCCGCTACGCCTCATCGAAGAAGCCCGTCATAGTGCTCAAGGCAGGAAAGAGCGCGAGCGGTGCGAAGGCCGCTGCCTCGCACACGGGTTCTCTCGCGGGGAGCTATGAAATCTACCGCGCGGCCTTCAAGCAGGCTGGCGCCATAGAGGTCGAGGAGATGGAGGAGGTCTTTGATGCAGCCAAAGCTTTTGAGATGTACGCCAAAGCCGGGAAGAGGGTCGCTGTCATCACGAACTCCGGAGGGCCGGGAGTTTTGGCGACGGACAAGCTCGAAAGGCTCGGCCTTGAGATAGCCAAGCTGGGCGAAGAAACGGTTGAAGCCCTTAGGTCGTTCCTCCCGTCCCAGTGCTCCGTGAAGAACCCGATAGATTTGATAGCCGATGCGGACTACGAGCGCTACAGGAGAACAATAGAAATAACCTGCGGAGACGAGAACGTTGATTCCCTCCTGGTAATCTGCGTGCCGCCCATATTCATACCGAGCGAGGAGATAGCGAGGGCCATCGTTGAGGCAAACTGCTCCAAGCCCATAATCGTTAACTTCATGGCCGGGGAGCTCGTTAGGGAGGGTGTTGAACTGCTCGAGAAGCACGGCATCAAGAACTTCCCAACACCGGAGAAGGCCGCAAAAGCACTTGCATGGCTTTCCAGAAGGCGAAATGGTGCGGGGGAGGGGATTTGA